The region TTCCTTTTAAAGTCACGTGACCGCGCTCCCCTGGGAGGGTGCTCTGGGGTTGTTCAGCCACTGCCCCACTGACAGGCGTGGGCCATTTCCAGTCTCTCACTTCCGTCCACCCTTGTCCTGTGGAGCTGCCTGCAGGCACGGTAGGGCTGGCTGGGTTACAGGCTACAGGCATGTGCAGTTTGGGCGGATGCCCCGAAGGTCCCCTCCGTGGGCTGGTGCCACGTGCCTCCCGCCACGCCCCTGTCCCCACAGCACACCTGCAAGGTGTACCATCCCAGGGACGAACTTGTCCATTTCCGTGCGCGTGACTTCCTCTGTGGGCTGGGTTTCGTGTCTTTTCCTGTTTGAGGGCCACTTTCACTTCTTTTCCTCGCTTGTCAAGAGCTCTTTATAGAGCCAAGAGGTTAATTAACTCTCGGTTGCAGTACAGTTTGCAAATGCCTCCCTCCGTTTGTCTTCGATGTCTCTTGGGTTTTTGCTCATGCCATGCAAGAGGAGCCCTTCAGTTTTTTATATCGCTGGGCTCACCATCATTTTGACTTTCTGGCttttccattttctgtctcttcttttgtttataagcccagcccccctcccttctgggCCCACCAGCAAATAGTGCAGAAGAGCAAAGTATTCTGCTCAGGGAGGCAGCATGATGTACCCGCTAAGTGCAAGCAGTTGAGTCACGGATAAAATCCTGGGACCCGGGGACGGGGAGGAGAAGCTGCGGCCACCACCTGACCACTTCTTGATGCCACGACCGTGCTGGGTGGCAGCGCCAGTGAGAAGCCCCAGGAAGGTGGCTCTTCCTCTTTTCTGCCTTCAGATTTCCCAGGTGTATCAATCAGctagggctgctctaacaaaaacCCCACACACCAGGCAGCTTCGACGCCAGAGGTGGACCCTTTcccggttctggaggccagaagtctgagatcaaggtgttggcaaggtcgGTTCCTTCTGAGAGTGAGCAAGAATCTATTCCAGGCTCTCCTGGCCTCTGGTGGTTTGCTGGTCATCTTTGGTGTTCTTTGGCTCGTAGACATATGCCccaatttctgcctctgtctACATGTGATGTTCTCTCTGGGCACGTCTAGGTCCAAATTTCCCCCTTCTATGAGGACGCGAGACATGCTGGATCGAGGCCCACCCTAACAACgacctcattttaactgaatCACCTGAAAAAGACCCTATCTctgaataaggtcacattctgaggccctGGGGGTTAGGACACCAGCATATGACTGGCGGTGGGCTCAGGGGGGACGCCTCAGCCCATAACACCAAGAGTGCTTGAAACTGGCAGTATCTCATTCACACCCGGACTCAGGGCTGTAAGGGATTCTGGCGAGCAGAGCGGCTAAGCCTGCAGCCCCTGCAGCATGGGAAGGCCCGGACACAGGAGGGCAGGATAAAGGCTGAGCAGCCACCCACAGTGTCCCCCTCTAAGGTCACGAACCACCTGCCCACCAGGCACTTGGCCCTGGACTTGCCCCCATGGGTGTTTGGTGAGAAGTGTTGCAGGTGGGGCCCTGCATGCAGTGGGGGTGCATCTGTGCACGCTGGCACGGCCCTCCCCAGCCTCCGGAGCCAGTGGGCAtgcctctgtccttctccccagAACTACGTGAGCTGCCATGACCCAGACAACGATGCCCCGTTGAGATGGCCAAATGTCCCGTATCAGATCTTGGGAGGCCCGACGGCAAACAAGGTTATTTTTGACCAAAGGAATGGAATCTACGTCTTCTACGTTTCTATTGTGGATCCATACTACAGGTGAGCGGGGGTGAATCGCCCTGCGCCGGGGGCCTCTGGGGGGATGGCTGGCTCTCCTGCGGCAGGTCACACACACGCGAGGGAcccacttttctctctccccttggcGGGTCCTGGATAAACACCAATGTTCCCAGCAGCCCAGACTGTCCCTGGGGAAGAGTGAGTCTTTAAGTTCTAGGTGACATTTGTTCACTCACTAAATAAGTCCTTATTCAAGAGCCCATGCTGGGTGCTGGGGGAAGAGCAACGGCCGGCAGCCACGTCCCTCACAAGCCCCATCTCATCGGGGGTGTGCATGAGCTGACTCTTAGATCTCCAGGGATCTTGCAAGCCAACTGTCTTTCCCTTGGTAGCCTGAAATCAGCCACAGTGGGAGAATTTACACCATGGGACTGGCGCACCCTACAAATTTCAGCCTTTCCCCCTTAGAGCTGGTTGTTGAATATTTTCCACCCACGTGTGCGAAGAGGTTTCTAGGCGTGCTGGCCTAGATTACCAACGTCTCCCACTGGAAGGGGGCATATGGGACAATATCCTTCCCCATCATCTATCCCCTCTAGACAGATACAAAGTCCACCCCCAAAGCCCATGGAGACCCTGCCTTCCCTTGAGACCCTACACCCTGACATCGTGGGGCCAACTCTGGGATGGCCATGGGTGGAAGACATGGGGTGGCATATCCAGAGGAGAGGACTACCTCTGGTCCTATCGTCTCCTCTCTCCGCACCGTGCTTCCAGTGAGTTCTCCTATACCCTGGGTTCCCCCTCCCAGCCTGCTCCACCCTGTCGCTCGCTGCCCAGCTCGTGGAGGCCTGTGGCCCCAGCATGCCCGCCCTCTGCTTCCACTCGGCAGTGGGCTGGTTTGTTTGCCTCTCTAGACTGAGCCTGGGCTACGGAGTCAGGGAGACTGCTGGTCCCTGGAGGAGGAGGGTACCACAGGGAACCTGGGGGGGGGAAACAGGACTGTTGCCAGCAGACAGGACAGCAGACTCAGACTGGAGAAGAGTTGAAATGGGCAGAAATGGAACTTGGCGTCCCAACTGACCACCGGGGGCCCAGCGCTCCTATCTGTGGGTTTTAACACATTTACTGGGGTGAAGGGCAGGGCCCCAGGGGCAGCACACCATGGCCTCTCTCCAACCACCCCTTGCAGCTACTGTCACTTGGAGACCACCTTCAGCGTTTACGTGTACGGGGCCTTCCCCCTGTCCATCATCCCGGCGACAGTCACGATCATCCCGCTCATGGTGGCCATGCTGCTGTCCGTGTGGTTGGCCTACGCCGTCCCCAAACTGCTGCACACGGAGAAGGGCCTCCGGTTCAAGGGCTTCTGGATTCATCCCTGCAGGAGGTGCCGAAAGGCTTGTGCATGTTTCCGAGGCAGGTGCCGAGTGCACCAGGGGAGCCCAGCGTGGTCTTAAAGTGTTCCATTAAAACAGCTGGCGGCAGTGTGCGTGCCGCGTGTTCTGAGCGTGTTCTGTCCCCCTGCCACCTGCCTCTGCCGCCTCCCGCAGCATCCCCATGTCGCAGCTCCTCTGCGACAGGAGCGGGGCAGCCCGGGTCCTCAACAGGACGCCGGTGAAATGAAGGAGCAGGGCACCTGGCAGAGTAAGAGGCGACCCTCTGAAAGGCCTAAGACACAGCCACGAGTCCTGCtagagaagtggggggggggtctgcagAAGGCAGCGACCGGTGGGATTCCATCCCTGGGGTATAAACCCTCACGTGTACACAAACGCGTACGTGCGCGTTCTGCTACGTACACGGAGAAACGTTTGGAAGCGTCCACGTGTACACACACGTGTGCGTGCACGCCTAACGTGTACACACACCCATGACGCGAGCACGTGAGCCGCTGAGTACGTGTACACACTTAgatacacacacccacatgcgCACACAGCTGGCGTGCACACAGGTGTGCACAGGTGTGTGCACGTATATACAACATACACGGCTATGTGTATTCTCCCTAGACGGCCAGTGGGGGTCCCTCTCCACCCACCACCTCACTCTTAACTCCTGGGTGGCACGGGACGGCCACCTCATCTGAAGGGAGAACTTGGGTGGCCCCATGAGTTTCCTGTTAGGTTAAAAAAAGTACATTCCACGGTCCGCTTCGTGGTCCAGTCCCATCTCGGTCCGGTCGTGGAAAGCCTCGACCGGCAGACACAGGAGGGAGCCGTTACCCCGCCCTCCCGGGCGAGCGGGTCCCCAGCCACCGTCCACATTAGGCTGACAGCTAACATTCGCATTGACCTTCAAGGAAACCGAGCCCATCCTCCGACGTCCTTGGCCAGGGCGTTCCCTTCGCCAAAAGCACTTAGCTTTAGTCTTAAAAATACCCCAAACGTGGCTGCGGGGAGAGGGGGTTCAGCAGGAAGCGGAGGGCAGTGGGCTCCGGGCTTGTCTGTCTGGCCAGGCGGGGGCAGGCGCAGACTCTGGAAAACTCTGGAAGGAGGGTGCAGGGAGGCGAGGCCAGCAGGCTCCCGGTGCGGTGCCTGGCAGACAGGAGGGGCCGGGTTCAGGCTACTGACGCTGcctccccacacccacacccccggGGCCACCCCAGCAGAGCCCGACCTTGAAGGCCCCAGAGACCCAGCCCGGGACCTGGGGCAGGAGGGCCCCTTGGTCCTCtgcagggggagagaagcaggttgCGGGCGGAGGGTAGGCCTCATCACTGGGCCATTTCGCGCCCCTCTCTGGGCAACCCTTTCCCCGCCAAACACCCGGGCAAAAGATCCTCACAGCGCAGCCTGGATAGcgtctccccgccccccgcccccgccgtctCTGCTGGCTGACCGATTTTCCGGGTCTTGGAGGAGGGATTTATAATTCCCCGTGACTGCAGGGCTCCCCGGCTCAGCTTTGGAAGCCCAGTTACCCAGGGGGTGCTGAGGGCCTGCCGGGCCTTCCTATGTGACCCCAGGCCCGCTGCGACAGGGCGGAGGAGGGGGCCGTCCTCCGTGTCCAGCCTAGGCTCGCTGTCCCCAGGCCCTGCGATGCCACCAAGCTGACAGCAAGCCGAGAGGTCAAATCCATTTTAATGCGGGGTGGCTCCCAGGTCCTGCCTGGGCCCCGAGGGGGTGGCGCTGGCCGAGCCCGCAGCCTGCTTGCCcttgcctccctgcctgcccttctTGGCGGACGAGGTGCCGGCCTTCTTCTTGCTGGGAAGCTCAGGCCGCACCACGGGGGCCGCGGTGTTGGCGGCTGGGGGCCCCGGGCGGGGCAGCGGCTCCTCATCCAGGGCCTTGAAGTTGAAAAAGTAGTCCACGTTGGAAACGGTGTCCAGGATCTCGGGCACACTGTAGTCAAAGGATAGCAGCTCGTCCGGCAGGTGCAGCGAGCGGATGTCGCTGGAAGAGTCGTCCCCGCCGCCCCCGCTGTCCGGCAGGGCAGGCCCAGGGGCCGTGCGCGGGGACCCGTCGGGCTCAGCGCTGCCCGGCAGGCAGTCGAAGAGCTTCATTGCATCTTCCAGAAGCACCTTCTCAGGTAGCACGAAGGCCCTGGCTGCCTCGGGGGTCCTGGCCTCACCCGCCCCCAGTGGGGCTGCCTCTGCCTCGGCCGCCTTGGGCTCCCCGGGGCCCGGCGGGTACAGCGGGGCCGGCCCGGGCCCACCACCCTGCAGCTCCTTGGACGGGAAGGCCAGGGGCTCGCTGGGCCCGTGGAACTGACTGAGGCGGCCTTTGAGGTGGCCGTAGGGGCCGGGGGGCAGCGCGGCCTCAGTGGGGAGCGTGACGAGCAGGGGAGGCAGCTTGTTCTCCTCGGGGACAGGTGGCGGTGGCGGTGCGGGCGGCGGTGGGGCTGGCCCCAGGCCTTCCTTGAGCAGGGGCGGAGGCAGCTCCATGTAGGCAGGGGGCCCCCCATCCCCCACAAAGCCCAGAGCCTCTGGCCCGGGCCCCTCGGGCGGGAAGTAGGGCATGAGGTACTGGGGGCTCCCAGGCAGCGGCTGGTAGTGTGGGTATGGCGGGGGTGGTGGGGCCGGCACCGGGGCCTTGAGGTAGTGCTGGGGCTCTAAGAGGTAGGTGCCTGGCGAAGCGGGGCCCTCGGCCAGACCCCCGGGGGGTCCCCCACCGCCCACTGCCGTCAGCTTGTACAGGGACGACTGCCCGAAGTCGGTGGTGGCCCACTCGATTCGGTAGATGCGGGGGTCAAAGAAGCACCCGCAGGGTGCCATCTGGAAACCTgcaggccagggaggggcagcccTGAGAGGAGCTCTGGGACCCACCTGGGGGAAGGAGTATAGGGTGGAGGCGGTGAGAGGCACAGCCCAAACCTCAGGGACCCATCCGTGGGATAGGGAAGAGAGACCTGGCGTAGGGGTCCATCCCTGAGGAATGGGGACAGAGGTCCTGCCTCTGGGGTCCCATCTGGGAGTCAGGAGTCCTGGGCATCATTTTGGGGACCTGTCTGGGGAATGGGTGCCACAGGCTTTGCCCTTGAAGGCCTACCTGAAGGACCAGAGACATAGGCCTTACCTTTTGGGAGCCACCTAGGGCCAGGGGCATGGGCAGGGTAGGCCCAGACCCCTCCAACCCACCCCGGGGGTCCTCAtcaagggctgggggaggggctagTACCTGCCGGAGGGGCTGGAAACACCTCTTTCTCCGGGTTTGGGGGCTGATACAGGTTGGAGGACCCTGTGGACAAAAGCACTCCTAAGCCCTGGTCCCCACCCTGTCAGGcagcgcccccccccacacacccgaCACCCTCCGACTCGTACCCACAGCAGGAAGAGGCTCCGTGCAGGTGGGAGCAGGCTGGCTGCCTGGCCCCTCGGTGCCATCCAGGCCCCGGGGGCTGAAGACTTCTTGGGGAGCCGTAGGCGCATAGAAAGGTTTGGGGTGCTGCATGGGGAGGCAGGGCGCCCGGCCTGGGCAGGCCAGGAGGGCAGCAGGTGGGAGCACAGGCGGCCCACCCGGAGAACAGGCTCAGGGTCCTGCAGAGTTCTATTTGCCTGGTTACTCTGGGCGGCGGGTTCCAGGCTGCGGCCCGCCCACTGCTCAGGTTCCGGtatcagggggtggggggtgggcagagggcagatggagaaaccaaggcagCCAGAGACATGCCTCACAAAGGGTGGGGCAGACCCTTTGCCAGCCATGCCCTGGGCAGCTCTAGGGCTCCTTCCTCCAGGCAGCCTGCCCGGATCCACACCCACGAGGGCTGAGGCCCCTGCCTCACAAGCCCTAGCGGTTTCTTTGTGGGTAAAGCCTCCCTGGGCAGCCGTAGTGGCCAGCACAGGGCTGGGCCCATGGGGGCGGCTGGGAGACTCGTCAGTGAGAAAGGAAAAGTAACTGCCGGGGACAGGGTCAGCCCGGCGTCGAGACAAAGCTCCCCAGAGCCGGACGGGGAagcctcggggtcacagaaacgCCTGggctttaaaagaataaagtttatTGTATTCTCACGCAGCAGGAGGCCCCGCTGGGCCCTCAGacgtcccctccccaccctgcggCTACTTGTACGCGTTGGCCTTATGCTTTGGCAGAAAGATGAAGTTGGGTGGCACGGGTCCCAGCAGCATCTCACTGTGAAGAGAGCAGAGGGTGGAGTCAGGCCTGCGGCCCGCGGGCCCCTCAGCCTCCCACAGCCCGGCGCCTCGGTCTCCTGGCACCTGATCCGGATCCAGTCGGCCGCCTGCTGGCTGGCCATGAGCGTCTCCAGGTAGTCGCGGCCCAGGTAGTAGGGCGGCCGCTCGTTGATCCTCTGCGGGAGCCGCTCCAGGAGGCCCACGGGCACGTACCTGCGGGCGGCGGGCACGGGGTGAGGCCGGGCTGTCCCCACAcacggccccccacccccccggccccaGCACCCACCTGCACAGGAAGGACAGCCACTCCAGGAGGAAGCGGCGGGTCTTCTCCACGCCCTGCGTGTCTGAGCCCCAGTGCTCCAGGCCGTAACGTGTGAAGTCCTGTAGGATGGCCAGGCGCTCAGACGACGAGATGTCCCAGTGCCGCTGCTCCTTGATCTCCGTGAACAGCCATGGTTTCAGCAGGGCACCCCTGCGGggaaaggggggggtggggggcggggagggggtcgGTGGCTGGCGGCTGGAGCCCTGGTCCCTGCCTCCCCGCCGGGCTCAGCCAGCCTTCAAAGCCCAAGAGTTCCAACCCTCAAGGGCACAGAGGCctgctccccgcctcccccccagCCGCTGCGcaccccctctctgccccttgtCCTGGAAGAGCCACCTCCCGGGAACACCAAGCAGGGacgggggcagggaggcaggtgcAGCTCCAGCCGGCTCTTTGTAGCCCCCCAGACACAGAGCACACTTACCGGGCGATCATCACCCCTGCGACGCCAGTCTGCATGGCGCGGTTGGCATCCTCGTACGACAAGACGTCCCCATTTCCTAAGGGACAGAGGCTGGGGGGTCTCAGGGAGCTGGGGGCAGGCGGGAGCTCGAGGGGAGGTCCTGCCAGCCCAGTGAcatccccggggcggggggcgggcggcaGGCATGTGGCCTCTGGGAGCAGGGCTGGCGGCAGGGGACCCACCGAACAGGGGCATGGGACTGGCTGCCGTCACACACTGCGCGATGTACTCCCAGTCAGCCAGCTTGGTGTAGCGCTGCTCCCGGGAGCGGCCGTGGAGCTGAAGGAGAAGCCACGCGCGGGGAGGGAGAGACGGGCCAGGAGGCGGAGGatcagacacagagaaagagacccagagagatcaagagagacaggctgagagagagagagacagagagacgaAGAGACAGACGAAGGCAGAGACggagggagagccagagagcaggagggagaagcaggaagagagagaccGTTAGGAAGGGCTGCCGAGCGCTCCTGAGGCCCCCACGCCCTCCGTGCCCCGAGACCCACCGTGACCAGGGCTGCACCCCAGTTCCGCAGCTCGGGGAGCAAGCGGTGTGCCAGATTCACACGCTCCTGGACGCCCGTGCGGATCTTCACCGTCAGCGGCACGTCCAGCACCTGCGGCGACGGCGGCGGTCAGCGGGACCCGGGGCCAGGCCGGGGAGGAGGCGGGGGCGGCCGAGGGCGTACCTGGTTCATGCCGCGGACGATCTGCTGGAACTTGGCTGCGCGGTTCATGAGGGCACAGCCCCCGCCCTGGGAGAAACGGGGGGCTAGAGCAAGGGAAGGCGGGACACAAGCTGGGCCTGACAAGCCTTCTCTGCCTTCGCCGTCCAAACAGGGAAAGCAAGGCACAGGAGCCCCCACAGGTCCCCAGAGACTCAGGCAGGAAGCAAGGCCAGGTCCCGggctcccacccacccacaccgTGGAGGGTCCAGGGCCACGCGGCTGCTACCTTCTTATACACAAGGTCGATGGGGCACCCGACGTTGATGTCCACGAAATCCACCTCGATGGTGCGGTTGAGCAGCTCGGCACACTTGGTCATGGTGTCAGGAAAGGCGCCCTCAAGCTGTGGCcgggggcagagcagggagtgAGGGGCTGGACCAGGCTGTCCCTGCCCACTATGGGGATGGAGCCAGCGGCCTTGTCTCCCCAAAGTGGCTCTGCGCCAAGGCCCCCGGCCCTCACAGGGGCATCGGGTCAGCCCTTGGGCCCATGGCTGAGGCAAGAAGGGTCTGGGAGTGACTGAGTCAGGCCTGGGGTCAGGGAGATCCGACCCTGAACTTGCCCCAAAGCTAGGCAGCCAagagctcccccctcccccacttcccgcCTCCCTTCCTCGGGGCGGCACCAACCTGGACACCAAAGATATCCTCGCACGGGTGGCGTCTGAGCAGAGCCCACTCAGACGTCTGGCCCTGCAGCAGATTGGTGCACACAGCCATCTCCCCACATGTCACGTCAGCCCCGAAGCGTTTACAGATCCGCCGGAAGGGCAGGTTCCCACACTGGGGGCAGCGGGGGACACGGGCACACGTGAGGGGCAGCAGGCAGGGACCCCGGACGCCTATCACAGCCTCAGGACCCACCAGGCAGGGGCAGACACTGGGCACTGCCGGGCTGACATACCGTGGTGAGGGGCGCCAGGTACAGCTTGCCACTGATGTCCAGCTGCAGGGAAACAAAACCCAGGGAAGCTGGCCAGGCCTCTGGGGCTcccctgcttccccccaccccccgccaaccTCTGGGCCTCTGCACAAGTCAACGGAACCTGTGGGAGGACTGTTCTGttctctgtgttctcctctgcTGCAGAGCTTCTACCCAACTGTGAAAACCGCAGGCCTGAtgccccttctgccccttcttccaagaagcctttccctccctccttccctccctccaccccagccctgaTTCTCTGGGGCTCGGGGTGTGTGttcagctctttctgcccccacACTACCAGCGCCCTCAGCAGGAAGCCCCGTCCACGCACCTTCCTCTTCTCACAAGGCCGCAGCCTGACTATATCCTCGTCCGTCAGGGGCCCACAGGTCTGCACCGAGCCACTGGCAAGGGCATCAGCGCCTGGCTCTGGGAGGGCCTGCTGGGTGTCACTGCTGTCCTGCCCGGGGGCACCTTCGGCCCCCGAGACCTCAGGGACCACGGCCTCAGGGGAGCGGCCTGGCACGTGGCCCTTACTTAGCTGGCGTAGGGCCTGCTCGGCGCGCTCAAAGCGGACCTTGCGCTTTCGCAGCTGCTGCTGCAGGGCCTTGTCCAGGCCGTTGCGGACTGGCGGGACCTGGACCCGCTCTTCCTGCACCAGGTTCTGGCCTTCGGGTCCCAGATGGGCCCCAGCGAAGCGGCAGGTCACACCATAGGGGCACCTGCCAAAGGTCTCGAAAAGCACACAGCGGGGGCCCAGGTCCGACGGCTTGGTCTCCAGGTAGAGGCCCACGTCGTGCAGGAAGCGGCAGCGGTCGCCAAAGAAACACTTTGCAGCTGAATCCTGAATGGGAACCAAGAAGCCATGAGGACGGTTGGGGGGAGGCCAGGCCAACCAGGCAGCCTGGGTGTGAGCCTcaaacccctcccctcctgctgcgTGTCCTGGGGCAAGTCAGGAACCCATCAAGCCTGAGTTTCTTCATCAGGAAGACGAGGACAATAACACGTCACAACTTCCTAAGGATTGAACAGGGAGCAGAGAGGCTCAGACCCAAGGTCTCTAGGACTTTCAAGCAACAATTACACTCACCTGGACCAGAGACGGGCAGAGCCTATTTTTGTCGTAGTGAGTGGGTTTCACGTGGGGCCGGCCCTTGTTCTGGCCCCGGGCTCTCTTCTGAGCCTGCGGCTGCTCCCCGGGCTCGGCCGCCTCCCCCGTCTGCCCATCTTCCAGTCGGATGCGCTTGGCCTCAGGTTCAGCCAGGTCATTGCTACCGGGGTCTCCTGCCTCGATTTCCTGGCTGGGCTTCTCCTGCCCTTTGGCTTCCAGGAATTCGTGGAACTGCTCCTTAGTGGTGAGGTATCTGCCGGCAGAGAGGCAGTGGGGAAAGGGCTTGTGGAGGGAGTCCTAACACCTGTCCCTGCTTAGGTGCCTCTGCTGATGGGGAGTGCATTACTTAGAACCAGCCAGCTGCCAGTGAGGGCCCACCTCAAGGCCACAGGCAGAGCCCAGATTTTGTCCCCGGGGCCCACTGCCGGGAGTATTGAGCCAAATTACAAACAGGCATAAACATCTCCGGCCACATTCGGCTAGAGAAAACTACATGTCCCCGCATGCCTTGCAATGGGGCCACAGTCGCCACATTCCCCAGCATGCCCCACGGCCCG is a window of Zalophus californianus isolate mZalCal1 chromosome 1, mZalCal1.pri.v2, whole genome shotgun sequence DNA encoding:
- the PRR22 gene encoding proline-rich protein 22 isoform X1, encoding MRLRLPKKSSAPGAWMAPRGQAASLLPPARSLFLLWGPPTCISPQTRRKRCFQPLRQVGPRAPLRAAPPWPAGFQMAPCGCFFDPRIYRIEWATTDFGQSSLYKLTAVGGGGPPGGLAEGPASPGTYLLEPQHYLKAPVPAPPPPPYPHYQPLPGSPQYLMPYFPPEGPGPEALGFVGDGGPPAYMELPPPLLKEGLGPAPPPPAPPPPPVPEENKLPPLLVTLPTEAALPPGPYGHLKGRLSQFHGPSEPLAFPSKELQGGGPGPAPLYPPGPGEPKAAEAEAAPLGAGEARTPEAARAFVLPEKVLLEDAMKLFDCLPGSAEPDGSPRTAPGPALPDSGGGGDDSSSDIRSLHLPDELLSFDYSVPEILDTVSNVDYFFNFKALDEEPLPRPGPPAANTAAPVVRPELPSKKKAGTSSAKKGRQGGKGKQAAGSASATPSGPRQDLGATPH
- the PRR22 gene encoding proline-rich protein 22 isoform X2, yielding MQHPKPFYAPTAPQEVFSPRGLDGTEGPGSQPAPTCTEPLPAVGSSNLYQPPNPEKEVFPAPPAGFQMAPCGCFFDPRIYRIEWATTDFGQSSLYKLTAVGGGGPPGGLAEGPASPGTYLLEPQHYLKAPVPAPPPPPYPHYQPLPGSPQYLMPYFPPEGPGPEALGFVGDGGPPAYMELPPPLLKEGLGPAPPPPAPPPPPVPEENKLPPLLVTLPTEAALPPGPYGHLKGRLSQFHGPSEPLAFPSKELQGGGPGPAPLYPPGPGEPKAAEAEAAPLGAGEARTPEAARAFVLPEKVLLEDAMKLFDCLPGSAEPDGSPRTAPGPALPDSGGGGDDSSSDIRSLHLPDELLSFDYSVPEILDTVSNVDYFFNFKALDEEPLPRPGPPAANTAAPVVRPELPSKKKAGTSSAKKGRQGGKGKQAAGSASATPSGPRQDLGATPH
- the DUS3L gene encoding tRNA-dihydrouridine(47) synthase [NAD(P)(+)]-like, translated to MAEGAAEAPAESGGGGDSGAGAPERGVAPIKPQYLTTKEQFHEFLEAKGQEKPSQEIEAGDPGSNDLAEPEAKRIRLEDGQTGEAAEPGEQPQAQKRARGQNKGRPHVKPTHYDKNRLCPSLVQDSAAKCFFGDRCRFLHDVGLYLETKPSDLGPRCVLFETFGRCPYGVTCRFAGAHLGPEGQNLVQEERVQVPPVRNGLDKALQQQLRKRKVRFERAEQALRQLSKGHVPGRSPEAVVPEVSGAEGAPGQDSSDTQQALPEPGADALASGSVQTCGPLTDEDIVRLRPCEKRKLDISGKLYLAPLTTCGNLPFRRICKRFGADVTCGEMAVCTNLLQGQTSEWALLRRHPCEDIFGVQLEGAFPDTMTKCAELLNRTIEVDFVDINVGCPIDLVYKKGGGCALMNRAAKFQQIVRGMNQVLDVPLTVKIRTGVQERVNLAHRLLPELRNWGAALVTLHGRSREQRYTKLADWEYIAQCVTAASPMPLFGNGDVLSYEDANRAMQTGVAGVMIARGALLKPWLFTEIKEQRHWDISSSERLAILQDFTRYGLEHWGSDTQGVEKTRRFLLEWLSFLCRYVPVGLLERLPQRINERPPYYLGRDYLETLMASQQAADWIRISEMLLGPVPPNFIFLPKHKANAYK